A single region of the Bombus fervidus isolate BK054 chromosome 18, iyBomFerv1, whole genome shotgun sequence genome encodes:
- the Tbcd gene encoding tubulin folding cofactor D codes for MVLNDCPESEIIGCGFSAFKEIDEVTFLITELKKVDLSPSLIEKNRDRFNFILSQYQDQRQLLDPYLDDILQPLIGIIRNENSTEIMRHNAFKYIFIVMSVKTYKKIVTYLPHEVADLFPVLRMLEKQDPNDVETWETRYVLLIWLSIISKIPFPLSRLEVSDTNSEQTIIVRILKICKLFCVSKDACAVAAVFLIANFLSRSDVKKLYLKEMITWSLQCVETDPLRHGPLAVIAAILKHSAREDVKPYIQMILDKVLEFHLNDNPADLIRKFGIKIVQRIGLVLLGTKLAPWRYQRTSRPICLDPNINTNSNIMESMEDIKNVSSNHDDRDIPLAIEDIIEQLIQGLRDKAITIRWSAAKGIGRITARLPMDLADEVVGFVLNLFCGRESDAAWHGGCLALAELGRRGLLLPHRLNDVIPVVLQALVFDEPRAYGSIGYLIRDAACYICWSFPRAYDSDIIQPYVKEIAAMLVVVTCFDREINCRRAASAAFQENVGRQGNFPHGIEILTIADYFEVGVRNHAYLKISAQIAQYEEYTKSLIDHLVTKKVTHWDTAIRELAAKALFNLTSIDPNYIKHTVLLNLLDMLNYIDLNIRHGTVLAIAEILEALYNCCNEKIEDIIGPLAVKNIRNIVNIFRKRGQYKGLGGELMKQACAVLIKKCSIVHFPISVEIICDWQNLLEECLGHEVSVVKMKAAEAHTEFFRKYYANMDNQDRNIVINRYLDNLQSSNQLVRIGFAQAIGYFPLFIICERVKDIIEALIKCTEISESSLKWAESRKEAIHALIMVCQTLGVKEADKWRIYIHNLYDCYLLALKEYTIDSRGDIGAWVREAAMTGLHMLTNLVSQAKLFSVLNENLMANIIGGIAQQAVERIDGIRAQAGIVFSALIHNDPLLPNIPYHAELKTIFPYDECKENIEWRMESATFPRFIKMLSYPPYTMNLLRGIIFSVGGLSESLVKYSSVSLFSYLQELDELGLKSLCYKILNIFEESHKNERMITSMLAFLDRLLSSGCIQVVLDDFENGIAEQILILLKQEIKNTNNTKLLISSINVFCQLLQVHGPVAKRAFCQLSIFLCHKYKCIRKVAALRTYEALTLYGEEMDLPEQDLMKILTELNVTDWEQSVSELRPIRNHLCDLMKVPAPILQNKATN; via the exons atggtGTTAAATGATTGTCCGGAATCGGAAATAATTGGTTGTGGATTTAGTGCTTTTAAAGAAATCGACGAAGTGACTTTTTTAATTACTGAACTAAAAAAGGTGGATCTTTCTCCGAGCCTTATTGAAAAGAATCGAGAccgatttaattttatcttatcaCAATATCAGGATCAAAGGCAACTTCTAGATCCTTATTTGGATGACATTCTACAGCCACTGATTGGTATTAtcagaaatgaaaattcgacAGAAATTATGCGGCATAatgcttttaaatatattttcattgttaTGTCCGTTAAAACATACAAGAAGATTGTTACATACCTTCCACATGAG GTAGCAGATCTTTTCCCTGTTTTACGAATGTTAGAAAAACAAGATCCAAATGATGTGGAGACGTGGGAAACTCGTTATGTACTTTTAATTTGGCTTTCTATAATTTCAAAGATACCGTTTCCACTCTCACGTTTAGAAGTTTCTGATACTAATTCCGAGCAAACAATAATAGttagaatattgaaaatatgcaaattatttTGCGTATCAAAGGACGCTTGTGCAGTAGCTGCAGTTTTTCTAATTGCCAATTTTTTATCAAGATCAGATGTAAAAAAgttatatttgaaagaaatgatAACATGGAGTTTACAATGTGTAGAAACTGATCCTTTGAGACATGGTCCATTAGCAGTAATAGCAGCTATATTAAAACATAGTGCAAGAGAAGATGTTAAACCATATATTCAAATGATTTTAGATAAAGTTTTAGAATTTCATCTGAATGATAATCCTGCAGATCTTATTCGGAAGTTTggaattaaaattgtacaaagaaTTGGATTGGTGTTACTAGGAACAAAATTGGCTCCATGGAGATATCAAAGAACTAGTAGACCTATATGTCTAGATCCTAATATTAATACTAACTCTAACATTATGGAAAGTATGGaggatattaaaaatgtttcatcgaATCATGATGACCGGGACATTCCATTAGCAATAGAAGACATAATTGAACAACTTATACAAGGTCTTAGGGATAAAGCAATTACAATACGGTGGTCTGCTGCAAAAGGAATTGGTAGAATAACAGCAAGATTGCCAATGGATTTAGCAGATGAGGTTGTAGGATTTGTGCTAAATCTTTTTTGTGGTCGTGAATCGGATGCTGCTTGGCATGGTGGTTGTCTGGCATTAGCAGAATTAGGAAGACGTGgtcttcttcttcctcatcGTCTAAACGATGTGATACCAGTTGTTCTTCAAGCCTTAGTATTTGATGAACCAAGAGCTTATGGTTCAATTGGATATTTAATCAGAGATGCTGCATGTTATATTTGCTGGTCATTTCCAAGAGCATACGATTCTGATATAATTCAACCATATGTAAAAGAAATTGCAGCTATGTTAGTAGTTGTTACTTGTTTTGAtcgagaaattaattgtaGAAGAGCTGCTTCTGCAGCATTCCAAGAAAATGTAGGAAGACAAGGAAATTTTCCACATGGAATAGAGATACTTACAATTGCTGATTATTTTGAAGTTGGAGTTAGAAATCATgcatacttaaaaattagTGCACAAATTGCACAATATGAAGAGTATACAAAATCTTTGATTGATCATTTGGTTACAAAAAAAGTTACACATTGGGATACAGCAATTAGAGAACTTGCAGCCAAAGCCCTCTTCAATCTAACATCTATTGATCCTAATTATATTAAGCatacagttttattaaatttattagatatgctaaattatattgatttaaatattagaCACGGTACAGTATTAGCTATTGCAGAAATCTTGGAAGCATTGTATAATTGCtgtaatgaaaaaattgaagatatAATTGGACCATTAGCTGTGAAAAATATCAGAAACATAGTTAACATTTTTAGGAAAAGAGGACAATACAAAGGTCTAGGAGGAGAATTAATGAAACAAGCATGTGCCGTGCTCATTAAAAAGTGCTCTATTGttcattttccaatttccgttgaaattattt gTGACTGGCAAAATCTTCTAGAGGAATGTTTGGGTCATGAAGTATCTGTAGTAAAGATGAAAGCTGCTGAAGCACATACAGAATTTTTCCGAAAGTACTATGCAAACATGGATAACCAAGATCGcaatattgttattaatcgTTACCTCGATAATTTACAATCAAGTAATCAACTTGTTCGAATAGGCTTTGCACAGGCTATAG GCTATTTccctttatttataatttgtgaaagagtaaaagatataatagaaGCTCTCATTAAATGTACTGAAATATCAGAAAGTTCTTTAAAATGGGCAGAAAGTAGGAAAGAAGCTATTCATGCATTAATAATGGTTTGTCAAACTCTGGGAGTAAAAGAAGCAG ataagtggcgtatatatattcataactTATatgattgttatttattgGCATTGAAAGAATATACTATAGATAGTCGTGGAGATATAGGAGCTTGGGTACGAGAAGCAGCAATGACTGGTTTACAT atGCTAACAAACTTAGTATCAcaagcaaaattattttctgtattAAATGAAAACTTAATGGCAAATATAATTGGAGGAATTGCACAACAAGCTGTTGAAAGAATTGATGGAATTCGAGCGCAAGCGGGAATTGTTTTCAGTGCTCTTATTCATAATGATCCTCTTTTACCAAACATTCCATATCATGCAGAATTAAAAACTATTTTTCCTTATGATGaatgtaaagaaaatatagaatggcGAATGGAATCTGCTACTTTTCCacgatttattaaaatgttatctTATCCTCCTTATACAATGAATCTTCTACGTGGAATTATATTTAGTGTTGGTGGTTTAAGTGAATCTTTG gTTAAATATTCTAGTGTTTCcctattttcttatttacaaGAATTAGATGAATTGGGTCTCAAAAGTTTATGCTAtaagattttaaatatttttgaggAAAGCcacaaaaatgaaagaatgatCACATCAATGCTAGCTTTCTTAGATCGCTTACTTAGTTCCGGTTGTATCCAAGTCGTTCTTGATGATTTCGAAAATGGAATTGCAGAACAAATTCTAATACTGCttaaacaagaaataaaaaatacgaacAATACTAAGTTGTTAATTAGcagtataaatgtattttgtcAGCTCTTACAG GTACACGGACCAGTTGCAAAAAGAGCATTTTGTCAGTTAAGTATTTTTCTTtgtcataaatataaatgtatacggAAAGTAGCTGCATTAAGAACATATGAAGCTTTAACTCTTTATGGGGAAGAAATGGATCTTCCAGAACaagatttaatgaaaattttgacTGAATTAAATGTCACTGACTGGGAACAATCAGTATCTGAACTTCGACCCATAAGAAATCATCTTTGTGATTTAATGAAAGTACCTGCTcctattttgcaaaataaggCCACGAACTGA